GTGGCGACCACGCGCGCCGCGCCGCCGTTCCTGCCCCGGGTGAGGACGTAGACGCCGTCCGGCGGGGTGCCCATGGGGGCGTCGCAGTGCACCACCGCGACGGTCTCGGGTATGCCGTCCCCGTCGAGGTCCCCGGTGGCCTTCTTCACCACCAGCGCCTTGACCGGGCCGCAGCTGAGCGGGAAGGCCACGCCCGCGGTGCCGGGCGGCGCGACCGCGGCCGCGGGGGCGGACTCGGCCTCGGTGCCGGGGGCCGGCTGGGCGGCCGTCGCCGAACCGGGCTGCACGACGGAGGACAGGGCGATCACACCGGCCACGGCGGTGGCGGTGGCGACCCAGTGGATGGGCCGGGTGTGCGTGTGGGCGAGCTCCGGAACGGCGGATTGCTGCACTAGGAGTGTCTCCTGTGAGGGCTGTGCCGGTGGGGGGGGTGGCCTGCATGGTGCCACACGTCACAGAGCGAGGGAACGGCGGGGTCGGAACGGGATTCCCGCAGGCGGGCAGCCCGCGCGCGCGGGAGTCACCCGCGCCTCGGTGCCCGGTCAACGCACGGACGCCGTGGCCCAGTTCCCGGTGCCGTCCGGGAGGCGGGTCACGGCGCCCTGTGGCGTCCTGGGACGCGGTGGCTCAGCGGCCGCCGCCGTCGGCGTTCGGTCCGGCGTAGTCCTCGCCGTAGGCGCCCTTGGCGGGGCGGCGGCGGCGCATGGGCGGCTCGACGCCGTCGGCGAGCCGACGGGCGGTGAGCAGGAAGCCGGTGTGGCCGATCATCCGGTGGTCGGGACGGACGGCGAGGCCCTCGATGTGCCAGTTGCGGATCATCGTCTCCCAGGCGGTCGGCTCGTTGAAGGAGCCGATCTCCCGGATGGACTCGACGGTCCGGGCGAGCTGGGTGGTGGTGGCCACGTAGCAGCACAGGATGCCGCCGGGCACGAGGGCCTTGGAGACGGCCTCCAGGCACTCCCAGGGGGCGAGCATGTCGAGGATGACGCGGTCGACGTCGGTGTCGGACAGGTTGTCCTGGAGGTCGCCGACGGTCAGCTGCCAGGCGGGGTGCGGGCCGCCGAAGTAGCGCTCCACGTTCTGCTGGGCGATCTCCGCGAAGTCCTCGCGGCGCTCGTAGGAGTGCAGCATGCCCTGGTCGCCGATGGCGCGCAGCAGGAAGCTGCTGAGCGAGCCCGAGCCGACACCGGCCTCCACGACGCGGGCGCCGGGGAAGATGTCGGCGAAGGCGAGGATCTGCCCCGCGTCCTTCGGGTAGACGACGGCTGCGCCGCGGGGCATGGACAGGACGTAGTCGGGGAGCAGGGGGCGCAGCGCGAGGTAGGCCACGTTGCCGGTGGTGCGGACAACGCTGCCCTCGGGAGCACCGATCAGTTCGTCGTGCGGGAAGGAGCCCTTGTGGGTGTGGAAGTTCTTCCCGGCTTCGAGCGTGAACGTGTAGTGGCGGCCCTTGGGGTCGGTCAGCTGAACCTGGTCCCCGACCTTGAAGGGCCCGCGCCTGCGGGCGGCACCGGTCGGTTCGGACATGTGAACAGACTACCGGCCTTTGCGGGGGCCGCCGACCACCGGACGCGGGGCGGGGAGGCGGGAGGCGCGGGGCCGGGAGGGGGTCAGGAAGCGGGCCGGGCCATGGCCTTGACGAAGGCGCGCTCGACGTCGGCGGCGGAGAGCACGCCGTAGATCTCGCCGGTCTCCTCGACCACGAGGTACTCGGAGGCCGGGGTGGCCCGCAGGGTGTCGAGGAGTTCCTCGCCGGCCAGCTCGGCCGAGACGCGCATGCCGTCGGTGAGCTCCTGGGCGAGACCGCTGACGGCGACCCAGGGGCGGCGGTGCTCGGGCACCCCGACGATGGCGGCCTCGCGGACGAGGGAGAGCGGGTTGCCGTCGGCGTCGACGACGACGAGGGCGCGGGCGCCGGCGGCGTTGGCGCGGCGCAGTGCCTCGGACAGCGGGGTGTCGTTCTCGACCGGCACGGCCCGCCGGGTCAGGGTGCGTGCGCGCAGTTCGGGGAGGTGCTCGCGCAGGCGGGCCATGCGCAGACTGTTGCCGGCGCCGGTCCAGATGATCGCGGCGAGGATGGCGGCGAGCAGGGCGTCGGTGACGGTGTCCATGCCGCTGATGTTCTCGTTGCCGCCGCCGAGGACGCCGGACTGGTTGAGCAGCGGCAGCCCGACGAGGACGGAGATGGCGAGGGCGCGGCCCACCCAGGCGGCGGCGACGGTGCCGCTCATGGGCTTGCCGGTGATCTTCCAGACGACGGCGCGGAGCATGCGGCCGCCGTCCAGGGGGAGGCCGGGCAGCAGGTTGAAGGCGGCCACGATGAGGTTGGAGATCATCAGGCCCGCGAGCAGGACGCCGGGGACGGTGTCGGGCTCGACGGGCTTCATGGCGAGGTAGAAGATCCCGGCCAGGACGAGGGAGAGCAGGGGCCCGACGAAGGCGAGGACGAACTCGCGTCCCGGGGTCTCGGCCTCCTTCTCGATCTCGGAGACGCCGCCGAAGAACTGGAGTTGGATGCGGCGGACCGGGAGCCGGAAGCGGATCGCGGCGACCGTGTGGGCCAGCTCGTGGACCAGTACGGAGGCGTAGAAGGCGACGGCGAAGAACAGCGAGACCAGGTAGCGGGCGGCGCCCAGTTCGGGCAGCACGCGGTCGAGCTGGCCGCCGAAGACCCAGGTGATCAGGGCGGCGACGAGGAACCAGCTCGGCGCGACGTAGACGGGGACGCCGAAGGGGCGTCCCATGAGCAGGCCGCCGCCCGGTTCCTTCGGCCGGGGCCGGGGCGGCTCGCCCTTGGCGATGCCGGCGTGGGCGAGGGAGCGGTGCTCGCCGGACGCGGCCGGTTCGCCCGCTTCGGCGGCGGGGTGGTCCTCGACCGGTGCGGGGCGGCGGCTCTCGGACGGCGTGCCCTCGGCGGGGCCGGGACCGGTGCCGCTGTGCGTGCCGGTGCCGGTGTCCGTGCCGGGGCGGCTGCCGCTGCCCGCCTCGTCGCTGCGGCCTGCGCTCGTGCCGTCACTGCCGGTGCGGCTGCCCGCGTCGGCGGCGGGGCCGTTGTCCGTGGCGGTGCTGCTGCCGGCGCCTGTGCCGTCGTCCGGGCCGGTGCGGCCGCCGGGCGTCGTCTCCGGGTCGGCAGCGGCCGGGTGCGGGGGCTCGGGGCGGGCCGGGTCGGCGGACGGGGGTGCCGGGGCCTCGTGGGGCTCCGGGCCGGGGTGGTCGGTGGGTCCGGTCGCCGGGGCCGCAGGACCCGCGGGGTGCTGGGCCGGCTCGTCGTCGCCGGGCCGCGGCTGCCCGCTCGCGCCGCTCACGTCCACGGTTTCCCCTCGTTCGAAGCGTCTTCCGCTCCTGCCGGGCGGAAGCTCTCGGGTCGATGGTATGCGGCCGTGGTGGTGTGTTCCGCCCCGGCACCCCTTGTCCCTGCCCCGCCGGAGGGTGATCGACGCGGTCGGCGACTGGGTGACTGTCAGTGCCGGGCCGTATGGTCGGGGGTCATGGACAGCAGCATCGAGGACGCGGGGGCCCTGGCGCCGGAGACGGGCGTGGCCGCGGAGGCGGAGCCGGTGGCCGTCGTGGCCCCGGGCGGGGCGCCGGCCGCCGAGGCGGAGGCGTCCGGCGTCGTGACCGGGGCGCCCGGCGTCGTGACCGGGGCGCCCGGCGTCGTGACCGGGGCGTCCGGCCCCGGAGCGGACGGGGGCGTGGCCGTACGGCCGCCGGCGGCGCCCACCTCGCTGTCGCCCTCCCGGGCCGGCGACTTCATGCAGTGCCCGCTGCTGTACCGGTTCCGGGTGATCGACCGGCTGCCGGAGAAGCCGAGCGAGGCGGCGACCCGGGGGACGCTGGTGCACGCCGTGCTGGAGCGGCTGTTCGACGCGCCCGCCGTGGAGCGGACGGCGCCGCGGGCGAAGTCGTTGATCCCGGGCCAGTGGGACCGGCTGCGGGAGAACCGGCCGGAGATCGGCGAGCTGTTCGCCGACGACCCGGACGGCGAGCGGCTGGCCCGCTGGCTGGGCGAGGCCGAGCGGCTGGTGGAGCGCTGGTTCACGCTGGAGGATCCGGCGCGCCTGGAGCCCGCCGAGCGGGAGCTGTTCGTGGAGGCCGAGCTGGACTCGGGCCTGCGGCTGCGCGGGATCATCGACCGGGTCGACGTGGCGCCCACCGGTGAGGTGCGGATCGTCGACTACAAGACGGGCAAGGCGCCGCGCCCGGAGTACGCCGAGGGCGCGCTGTTCCAGATGAAGTTCTACGCGCTGGTGGTGTGGCGGCTGAAGAACGTGGTGCCGCGCCGGCTCCAGCTCGTCTACCTCGGCAGCGGGGACGTGCTGACCTACGACCCGGTCCCCGCCGACCTCGAACGGGTGGAGCGCAAACTGCTCGCCCTGTGGGAGGCGATCCGGCAGGCCACCGAGACCGGTGAGTGGCGGCCCCGGCCGACCAAGCTGTGCGGCTGGTGCGACCACCGGGCGCACTGCCCCGAGTTCGGCGGCACTCCCCCGCCCTATCCGCTGCCCGTGAGGGCGCCCGGATCGCTGCCCGTGGAGCAGGGCAGAATGGGGCCGGACTAGCGAAGGAGTGTCACGTGGCCATCCGCGTCCTACTGGTCGACGACCAGCCCCTGCTGCGTACCGGTTTCCGGATGATCCTGGAGGCCGAGCAGGACATCGCGGTCGTCGGTGAGGCCGGCGACGGCCTGCAGGCCCTCGACCAGGTGCGTGCCCTGCAGCCGGATGTCGTGCTCATGGACATCCGGATGCCGCGGATGGACGGGGTGGAGGCGACCCGGCAGATCACCGGGCCGGGCCGGGACGGTCCGGCGAAGGTGCTGGTGCTGACGACGTTCGACCTCGACGAGTACGTGGTGGAGGCGCTGCGGGCGGGGGCCAGCGGCTTCCTGCTCAAGGACGCGCCCGCCAACGAGCTGGTGCAGGCGATCCGGGTCGTCGCGGGCGGCGAGGCCATGCTGGCGCCGAGCATCACCCGCCGGCTGCTGGACAAGTACGCCACGCATCTGCCGTCCGGCGAGGAGCCGGTGCCGGACACGCTGCACACCCTCACCGACCGTGAGGTGGAGGTGCTCAAGCTGGTGGCGCGCGGGCTGTCCAACGCCGAGATCGCCGCCGACCTGTTCGTCAGCGAGACCACGGTGAAGACGCACGTGGGGCACGTCCTGACGAAGCTGGGCCTCAGGGACCGGGTGCAGGCGGCGGTGTACGCGTACGAGAGCGGCCTGGTGCGTCCGGGCGCGCAGTAGGCCCCGGGCGGCCGGCCGGGTCACGCCGGGTCCGTACGAGACGCGCGAAGGGCGCCCCTCCCGAGCGGGAGGGGCGCCCTTCGTGGCGTCGGGGCTTCGCCGGACTCGGCGTCAGCCGCTCACACCGCGGCCGAGCTCCCAGAGCTGGAGCGTCGAGGAGGAGTTGAGGGCGTAGGCGACACCCGTGATGTTGTCCCGGGCGGCGACGTACTGCTTGCCCTGCCACAGCGGGATGACCGGGACGTCCTCGGCGACGATGTCCTGGATCTGGGTCAGGCTCTTGGAGGCGTTGAGCCGGTCCGCCTCACGACGGGACTGCGGGATCAGCGAGCGCTGGATCTGGCTGTTGGAGTACGGGGACCCGAGGAAGTTGCCCTTGTCGAGGAACGGCGCGACGAAGTTGTCGGCGTCCGGGAAGTCGGGGAACCAACCCATGCCGTAGACGTCGTACTTGCCCTTCATCTCGGCGGGCCGGAAGGTCTCCCACGGGTGGCCCTGGATGGAGACGTCGAACAGGCCGGAGGCGTTGAGCTGCTTCTGCAGGATCTGGAACTCCTGCTTGGTCGCCGAGCCGTAGTGGTCGGTGGTGTAGTGCAGCGTCAGCTTCACCGGGGTGGTGATGCCGGCCTTGGTGAGCAGGTTCCGCGCCTTGGCGGCGCTGGGGTCGCCGTACTTGTTGAAGAACGAGTTGGAGTGGCCGGTCAGGGAGGCCGGGACGAGCGAGTACAGCGCCTCGGCCTGGGTGCCGTAGACCTTGGAGACCAGCTCGCCGCGGTTGACGACCTGGGCGATGGCCTGGCGCACCGCCTTGTCCTTCACGGTGGGCGCGTCGGTGTTGAAGGCGAGGTAGCGGATCTCGAGGCCCGCCATGTCGACCAGGTCGACGTTCGCGTCGGAGCCGCTGTCCAGCTTGTTGATCTGCGCCGGGGACATGGTGCGGGTCATGACGTCGATCTCGCCCTTGTCGATCGCGGCGCCCATGGCGTCCGCGTCGGGGTAGGTGCGCATGACGACCTGGTCGTTGTTCACCGTCACGCTGCCCTTGTAGGAAGGGTTCTTGGTGAAGGTGGCGCTGACGATCGCGTTGTCCTTGACGTCGGCCTTGAAGGTGTAGGGGCCGGAGCCGTCCACCTCGAAGCCGTCGCGCAGCTTGTCCTTGGCGTAGTCCTTGGGGTTGACGATGGCCGCGACCGGGGTGGACAGCTTGTACGGGAAGGTGGCGTCGGCCGTCTTCAGGTGGAAGATGACCTCGCGGTCGCCCTGGGTCTCGACCGTGTCGACGGTGTTGAGCAGGGTGGCGACACCGCTGTCGGCCTTGATGCCACGGGCCCGGTCGATGGAGTACTTGACGTCCGCGGCCGTGACCTTGTCGCCGTCGGCGAACTTCAGCCCCTCACGCAGCTTGCACGCGTAGCGCTCGTTGCCGCTGTCGGTGAAGGAGCAGCTCTCCGCGGCCTCCGGGACCGGGTCGCCCTCACCCTTGGGCTGGGTCATCAGGGTCTGCACCGTCTGGCGCAGGATGTTCCAGGTGCCGACGTCGTAGGCGTAGGCCGGGTCGAGGGGCGCGGGCGCGTCGCTGGTGGCCGTGAACCGGTCCGTGGTACCGACGCCGATGGCGTCGCCGCTCTTGCTCCCGCTGTCGGATCCGCCGCACGCGGCGAGAACCGGCGTGAGCAGGCCGGCCACTGCCGGCAGCACCAAAGTCTTGCGGTTCATGCGGGAGTTTCTCCAGAGCTGTTCGAGTCCGTGTACCCGGCATGCAAGGGTGGTGCGGCGGATCACGGGGTTGCGACGATGTTCTCGCGACGAGATTAGTCCGCGCCCGCAGGAGCACTCACAGGCGCGCGAGTTGAGCCCCCATCACGGAGTGAAACCGGGTGTGGACACACCGAAAACCCGACAGCGGCAGGATTCGTACAGGGTCCCCTCAATCGGGACACAAAGTCGCTCCCCCAGGGCTCGCTCGCGGGTGCTCGGCACACCAAGGCAACGTTGTCGAGGGCACCTGAGGTGGCGAACGTCACATTTTCAACTGGTAGGGCGCTCCGTGGAATTCGGTCGGGCGGCCCGCTCTGGAATTCCACTCGGTGTACTTCCGCGGCAATCCGTCCAGCGGGTCCTGCGGAAGTCTGACGCTGGGTGAACGGTCAGCGCATTTCCGTCATCGGCCGGACATCAGACCACGCAGGAATGTCAGGTCGACCTCCTGGAGGGAGCCGACGACGGTGCGCCGTTCGGCCGGGACGATGGCGGCGACGGAGGGCACGGCGACCACGTGGCAGCCGGCCGCCTCGGCCGCGGCGACGCCCGTCGCGGTGTCCTCGACGACGGCGCATCTCGCCGGGTCCACGCCGAGTCCGGCGGCGGCCAGCAGGTACGGGTCCGGGTAGGGCTTGGTGCGCGAGACCTCGTCGCCGGCGATGGAGAGCCGGAAGTGATGCGGGCCGAGCACGGTCAGCACCCGGTCGATGATGCGCCGGTGGGAGGCGGAGACCAGGGCGGTGGGCACGGCGTGCTCGTGCAGTTCGGCGAGCAGCCGGGCGGCGCCGGGCATCAGCGGCAGGCTGTGCCCGATGCGCTCCTCGAATCCCGCGTTGAGCAGGACCGACAGGTCGGCGAGGGAGATGTCGGCGCCGGTGGCCTCGATCAGGAAGCCGGCGCTGCGGGTCATGGGGCCGCCGACGACGACGTGCCGCCAGGAGTCGTCGAGGGTGTGGCCGAGGGCGCCGAAGACCTCGACCTCGACGTCCCACCAGAAGCCCTCGGTGTCCACGAGGGTGCCGTCCATGTCGAGGAGCACCGCCTGCAGGGCGGAGTCCCCGGCCGCCGGGGTCCGGCCTGCCGGGGTGGTGCCGGGAACGTGGGGAAGGGTTCCGGGCGCGGGGACCGTACTGGTCATCCGGGCACACCTCCTTGAGGGACGACCAGGCCGGCCCCCCGGAACAGGGGAACCGGCCTGCAGTGGACCGACCAGTGTACGACTCCCGCGGGCGAAGCGCCTCGTTTATCACCTGCGTGTCGGGGTACCTCCTGAAACACCCCCGCGCAGGCCAGGGAGCCTTCCGGTGTGCCCGCGCCGGGCCGGCCGCGCCCGCCCCGGTGGGCCGTCGCCCAGCGGTCGGCGGGCCGCCGGGCGACGGGTCAGCGGGCGTTGAAGTACTTGGCCTCCGGGTGGTGGATCACGATCGCGTCCGTGGACTGCTCGGGGTGGAGCTGGAACTCCTCGGAGAGGTGGACTCCGATTCGCTCGGGCCGCAGCAGCTCGGCGATCTTGGCGCGGTCCTCCAGGTCGGGGCAGGCACCGTAGCCGAGGGAGAAGCGGGCCCCGCGGTACTTCAGGGCGAACATGTCCTCCATGGCGGCCGGGTCCTCCCCCGCGTAGCCGAGTTCGGCGCGCACGCGCGCGTGCCAGTACTCGGCCAGTGCCTCGGCCAACTGCACGGACAGGCCGTGCAGTTCGAGGTAGTCGCGGTAGGAGTTGGCCGCGAAGAGCTTCGCCGTCTCCTCGCCGATGCGGGAGCCGACGGTCACCACCTGGAAGCCGACCACGTCGGTCTCGCCGGACTCCTCGGGGCGGAAGAAGTCGGCGAGGCAGAGCCGGCGGCCGCGGCGCTGGCGCGGGAAGGTGAAGCGGGTGCGCTCGTTGCCCCGCTCGTCGAGGATGATCAGGTCGTCGTCCTTGGAGACGCACGGGAAGTAGCCGTGCACCACCGCCGCCTCCAGCAGGTTCTCGGTCTGGAGCCGGTCGAGCAGGCCGCGCAGCCGCGGGCGGCCCTCGGTCTCCACGAGTTCCTCGTACGAGGGCCCGTCACCGGTGCGCGCCTGCTTGAGCCCCCACTGCCCCTTGAACAGCGCGCCCTCGTCGAGCCAGCTCGCGTACTCCTTGAGCTGGATGCCCTTGATGACGCGGGTGTCCCAGAACGGCGGGGTGGGCACGGGGTTGTCGGTGGCGACGTCGGAGCGGACGTGGCCCTCCTCGGGGCGCTCCTCGACCTCGACGGCGGCCGTCGCGCGGACCCGGCGCTGCCGGAGTTCGGGCAGCTGCGCACCGGGCACGCCCCGCTTGACGCCGATCAGGGCGTCCATGAGGCGCAGTCCCTCGAAGGCGTCGCGGGCGTAGCGGACCTCGCCCTCGTAGATCTCGTAGAGGTCCTGTTCCACGTAGGCCCGGGTCAGGGCGGCGCCGCCGAGGATGACCGGGAAGCGGGGGGCGAGGCCGCGCTGATTCAGCTCCTCCAGGTTCTCCTTCATGATCACCGTGGACTTGACCAGGAGGCCGGACATGCCGATCACGTCGGCGCGGTGCTCCTCGGCGGCTTCCAGGATCGCGGAGACCGGCTGCTTGATGCCGAGGTTGACGACGTTGTAGCCGTTGTTGGACAGGATGATGTCGACGAGGTTCTTGCCGATGTCGTGCACGTCGCCGCGCACGGTGGCCAGCACGATGGTGCCCTTGCCCTCGGCGTCCGACTTCTCCATGTGGGGTTCGAGGTGGGCGACGGCGGCCTTCATCACCTCGGCGGACTGCAGGACGAACGGGAGCTGCATCTGGCCGGAGCCGAACAGCTCGCCGACCACCTTCATGCCGTCCAGGAGCGTGTCGTTGACGATGTCCAGGGCGGGCCGGTCCCGCAGCGCCTGGTCCAGGTCCTGCTCCAGGCCGTTGCGCTCGCCGTCGATGATGCGGCGCTTGAGGCGCTCCTCCAGGGGGAGGGCGGCCAGTTCCTCCGCCTTGCCGGCCTTGAGGGACTTGGCGGTGGCGCCCTCGAAGAGCTGCATGAGCTTCTGGAGGGGGTCGTAGCCCTCGCGGCGGCGGTCGTGGATGAGGTCGAGGGCGGTCTGTACCTCTTCCTCGTTGAACCGGGCGATGGGCAGGATCTTGCTGGCGTGCACGATGGCGGAGTCCAGTCCGGCCTTGACGCACTCGTCCAGGAAGACGGAGTTCAGCAGGATGCGGGCGGCCGGGTTGAGCCCGAAGGAGATGTTCGACAGTCCCAGGGTGGTCTGCACGGCCGGGTGGCGCTTCTTCAGCTCGCGGATCGCCTCGATGGTGGCGACGCCGTCCTTGCGGGACTCCTCCTGGCCGGTGCAGATGGTGAAGGTCAGGGTGTCGATGAGGATGTCCTCCTCACGGATGCCCCAGTTCCGGGTGAGGTCGTCGATCAGCCGTTCGGCGATCTCGACCTTCTTCTCGGGCGTGCGGGCCTGGCCCTCCTCGTCGATGGTCAGCGCGATCAGCGCGGCGCCGTGCTCCCTCGCGAGCTCGGTCACCCGGGCGAAGCGGGAGCCGGGGCCCGCGCCGTCCTCGTAGTTCACCGAGTTGATCACGGCGCGGCCGCCGAGCTTCTCCAGGCCCGCCTCGATGACGTCGACCTCGGTCGAGTCCAGCACGATCGGCAGGGTGGAGGCGGTGGCGAAGCGGCCGGCCAGTTCCCGCATGTCCGCGACGCCGTCGCGGCCGACGTAGTCCACGCACAGGTCGAGCATGTGCGCGCCCTCGCGGATCTGCTCGCGGGCGATCTCCACGCAGTCGTCCCAGCGGCCCTCCAGCATGGACTCGCGGAACTTCTTGGAGCCGTTGGCGTTGGTGCGCTCGCCGATGGCCAGGTAGGAGGTGTCCTGCCGGAACGGCACCGACTGGTAGAGGGAGGCGGCGCCCGGCTCGGGGCTTGGCCGGCGCTCGGGCGGGGTCATCCCCTGGACGCGCTCGACGACCTGGCGCAGGTGCTCGGGGGTGGTGCCGCAGCAGCCGCCGACCAGCGACAGACCGTACTCGCGGACGAACGTCTCCTGCGCGTCGGCCAGCTCGGGCGCGGTCAGCGGGTAGTGCGCGCCGTCCTTGCCGAGGACCGGCAGGCCCGCGTTGGGCATGCAGGACAGCGGGATGCGGGCGTTGCGGGCGAGGTAGCGCAGGTGCTCGCTCATCTCGGCCGGCCCGGTGGCGCAGTTCAGGCCGATCATGTCGATGCCGAGCGGTTCCAGCGCGGTCAGCGCCGCGCCGATCTCGGAGCCCAGCAGCATGGTGCCGGTGGTCTCGACGGTGACCGAGACGATGACGGGCAGGTCGAGGCCGAGCGCGGCGAGGCCGCGGCGGGCGCCGAGGACGGCGGCCTTGGTCTGCAGCAGGTCCTGGGTGGTC
Above is a genomic segment from Streptomyces collinus Tu 365 containing:
- a CDS encoding tRNA (adenine-N1)-methyltransferase, translating into MSEPTGAARRRGPFKVGDQVQLTDPKGRHYTFTLEAGKNFHTHKGSFPHDELIGAPEGSVVRTTGNVAYLALRPLLPDYVLSMPRGAAVVYPKDAGQILAFADIFPGARVVEAGVGSGSLSSFLLRAIGDQGMLHSYERREDFAEIAQQNVERYFGGPHPAWQLTVGDLQDNLSDTDVDRVILDMLAPWECLEAVSKALVPGGILCCYVATTTQLARTVESIREIGSFNEPTAWETMIRNWHIEGLAVRPDHRMIGHTGFLLTARRLADGVEPPMRRRRPAKGAYGEDYAGPNADGGGR
- a CDS encoding site-2 protease family protein; translation: MDVSGASGQPRPGDDEPAQHPAGPAAPATGPTDHPGPEPHEAPAPPSADPARPEPPHPAAADPETTPGGRTGPDDGTGAGSSTATDNGPAADAGSRTGSDGTSAGRSDEAGSGSRPGTDTGTGTHSGTGPGPAEGTPSESRRPAPVEDHPAAEAGEPAASGEHRSLAHAGIAKGEPPRPRPKEPGGGLLMGRPFGVPVYVAPSWFLVAALITWVFGGQLDRVLPELGAARYLVSLFFAVAFYASVLVHELAHTVAAIRFRLPVRRIQLQFFGGVSEIEKEAETPGREFVLAFVGPLLSLVLAGIFYLAMKPVEPDTVPGVLLAGLMISNLIVAAFNLLPGLPLDGGRMLRAVVWKITGKPMSGTVAAAWVGRALAISVLVGLPLLNQSGVLGGGNENISGMDTVTDALLAAILAAIIWTGAGNSLRMARLREHLPELRARTLTRRAVPVENDTPLSEALRRANAAGARALVVVDADGNPLSLVREAAIVGVPEHRRPWVAVSGLAQELTDGMRVSAELAGEELLDTLRATPASEYLVVEETGEIYGVLSAADVERAFVKAMARPAS
- a CDS encoding RecB family exonuclease — protein: MDSSIEDAGALAPETGVAAEAEPVAVVAPGGAPAAEAEASGVVTGAPGVVTGAPGVVTGASGPGADGGVAVRPPAAPTSLSPSRAGDFMQCPLLYRFRVIDRLPEKPSEAATRGTLVHAVLERLFDAPAVERTAPRAKSLIPGQWDRLRENRPEIGELFADDPDGERLARWLGEAERLVERWFTLEDPARLEPAERELFVEAELDSGLRLRGIIDRVDVAPTGEVRIVDYKTGKAPRPEYAEGALFQMKFYALVVWRLKNVVPRRLQLVYLGSGDVLTYDPVPADLERVERKLLALWEAIRQATETGEWRPRPTKLCGWCDHRAHCPEFGGTPPPYPLPVRAPGSLPVEQGRMGPD
- a CDS encoding response regulator, which codes for MAIRVLLVDDQPLLRTGFRMILEAEQDIAVVGEAGDGLQALDQVRALQPDVVLMDIRMPRMDGVEATRQITGPGRDGPAKVLVLTTFDLDEYVVEALRAGASGFLLKDAPANELVQAIRVVAGGEAMLAPSITRRLLDKYATHLPSGEEPVPDTLHTLTDREVEVLKLVARGLSNAEIAADLFVSETTVKTHVGHVLTKLGLRDRVQAAVYAYESGLVRPGAQ
- a CDS encoding ABC transporter substrate-binding protein → MNRKTLVLPAVAGLLTPVLAACGGSDSGSKSGDAIGVGTTDRFTATSDAPAPLDPAYAYDVGTWNILRQTVQTLMTQPKGEGDPVPEAAESCSFTDSGNERYACKLREGLKFADGDKVTAADVKYSIDRARGIKADSGVATLLNTVDTVETQGDREVIFHLKTADATFPYKLSTPVAAIVNPKDYAKDKLRDGFEVDGSGPYTFKADVKDNAIVSATFTKNPSYKGSVTVNNDQVVMRTYPDADAMGAAIDKGEIDVMTRTMSPAQINKLDSGSDANVDLVDMAGLEIRYLAFNTDAPTVKDKAVRQAIAQVVNRGELVSKVYGTQAEALYSLVPASLTGHSNSFFNKYGDPSAAKARNLLTKAGITTPVKLTLHYTTDHYGSATKQEFQILQKQLNASGLFDVSIQGHPWETFRPAEMKGKYDVYGMGWFPDFPDADNFVAPFLDKGNFLGSPYSNSQIQRSLIPQSRREADRLNASKSLTQIQDIVAEDVPVIPLWQGKQYVAARDNITGVAYALNSSSTLQLWELGRGVSG
- a CDS encoding HAD family hydrolase → MTSTVPAPGTLPHVPGTTPAGRTPAAGDSALQAVLLDMDGTLVDTEGFWWDVEVEVFGALGHTLDDSWRHVVVGGPMTRSAGFLIEATGADISLADLSVLLNAGFEERIGHSLPLMPGAARLLAELHEHAVPTALVSASHRRIIDRVLTVLGPHHFRLSIAGDEVSRTKPYPDPYLLAAAGLGVDPARCAVVEDTATGVAAAEAAGCHVVAVPSVAAIVPAERRTVVGSLQEVDLTFLRGLMSGR
- the metH gene encoding methionine synthase, which codes for MASSPTSPSADSRTRVSALRDALATRVVVADGAMGTMLQAQEPTLEDFQQLEGCNEILNLTRPDIVRSVHEAYFAVGVDCVETNTFGANHSALGEYDIAERVHELSEAGARVAREAADAFTAEDGRPRWVLGSMGPGTKLPTLGHAPYTTLRDAYQSNAEGLVAGGADALLVETTQDLLQTKAAVLGARRGLAALGLDLPVIVSVTVETTGTMLLGSEIGAALTALEPLGIDMIGLNCATGPAEMSEHLRYLARNARIPLSCMPNAGLPVLGKDGAHYPLTAPELADAQETFVREYGLSLVGGCCGTTPEHLRQVVERVQGMTPPERRPSPEPGAASLYQSVPFRQDTSYLAIGERTNANGSKKFRESMLEGRWDDCVEIAREQIREGAHMLDLCVDYVGRDGVADMRELAGRFATASTLPIVLDSTEVDVIEAGLEKLGGRAVINSVNYEDGAGPGSRFARVTELAREHGAALIALTIDEEGQARTPEKKVEIAERLIDDLTRNWGIREEDILIDTLTFTICTGQEESRKDGVATIEAIRELKKRHPAVQTTLGLSNISFGLNPAARILLNSVFLDECVKAGLDSAIVHASKILPIARFNEEEVQTALDLIHDRRREGYDPLQKLMQLFEGATAKSLKAGKAEELAALPLEERLKRRIIDGERNGLEQDLDQALRDRPALDIVNDTLLDGMKVVGELFGSGQMQLPFVLQSAEVMKAAVAHLEPHMEKSDAEGKGTIVLATVRGDVHDIGKNLVDIILSNNGYNVVNLGIKQPVSAILEAAEEHRADVIGMSGLLVKSTVIMKENLEELNQRGLAPRFPVILGGAALTRAYVEQDLYEIYEGEVRYARDAFEGLRLMDALIGVKRGVPGAQLPELRQRRVRATAAVEVEERPEEGHVRSDVATDNPVPTPPFWDTRVIKGIQLKEYASWLDEGALFKGQWGLKQARTGDGPSYEELVETEGRPRLRGLLDRLQTENLLEAAVVHGYFPCVSKDDDLIILDERGNERTRFTFPRQRRGRRLCLADFFRPEESGETDVVGFQVVTVGSRIGEETAKLFAANSYRDYLELHGLSVQLAEALAEYWHARVRAELGYAGEDPAAMEDMFALKYRGARFSLGYGACPDLEDRAKIAELLRPERIGVHLSEEFQLHPEQSTDAIVIHHPEAKYFNAR